The Fusarium graminearum PH-1 chromosome 2, whole genome shotgun sequence genome includes a region encoding these proteins:
- a CDS encoding 2-methylcitrate dehydratase, whose amino-acid sequence MSAVNRTLRTATKQLRFQSPRGLRVAAPLVARSALAARSSLPASHGAAFSTSATKFSGAPDMSSAPREYDPEIKDIADYVANKTIDSELAFDTARWILLDTLGCGLEGLRFKECSKLLGPIVPGTVVPNGPKVPGTPFQLDPVNAAFNIGAMIRWLDFNDCWLAAEWGHPSDNLGAILAVADWINRTNKAGGNLAGGKTFVVKDVLEAMIKAHEIQGCLALLNSYNKVGLDHVVLVKVASTAVVSKMLGLNEKQIADAVTQAWVDGQSLRTYRHTPNTMSRKSWAAGDACQRAVNLALKVLKGEQGVPTVLSAPVWGFYDVLFKGQKFEFQRPYGSYVMENVLFKVSYPAEFHSQTAVEASEKIHHLLKSQGKSAADIKSITCRTHEACIRIIDKQFKPMDNFADRDHCIQYMCATMLVFGRLEATDYTDGGEAATSPLVESLRQKIKCVEDPQYTKDYHDPKLRTISNALTVELNDGTVLDEVAVEAPLGHRLRREEAKPVILEKYKRHLGPHYPEARVKELVELNLDAKKLESTPVDEYVDLYTVESSKFVQ is encoded by the exons ATGTCTGCTGTTAACAGGACCCTGCGAACGGCCACCAAGCAGCTGCGCTTCCAATCTCCCCGGGGTCTTCGTGTCGCTGCCCCTCTTGTGGCCCGCTCAGCTCTAGCTGCTCGCTCTTCGCTTCCCGCTTCGCACGGAGCTGCCTTTTCAACATCTGCTACCAAATTCTCTGGAGCTCCCGACATGTCTTCCGCACCTCGTGAATACGATcctgagatcaaggacattgcCGACTATGtcgccaacaagaccattgaCTCTGAGCTTGCT TTCGACACTGCTCGATGGATTCTTCTCGACACTCTCGGCTGCGGCCTCGAGGGATTGAGGTTCAAGGAGTGCTCTAAGCTCCTTGGACCCATCGTCCCCGGCACCGTTGTCCCCAACGGTCCCAAGGTCCCTGGTACTCCCTTCCAGCTTGACCCCGTCAACGCCGCCTTCAACATTGGTGCCATGATCCGATGGCTCGACTTCAACGACTGCTGGCTCGCTGCTGAGTGGGGTCACCCCTCTGACAACCTCGGTGCCATCCTCGCTGTCGCCGACTGGATCAACCGTACCAACAAGGCCGGCGGCAACCTCGCTGGCGGCAAAACCTTTGTCGTCAAGGATGTTCTCGAGGCCATGATCAAGGCCCACGAGATTCAGGGCTGCTTGGCTCTTCTCAACTCCTACAACAAGGTCGGTCTTGACCACGTTGTCCTCGTCAAGGTCGCCTCTACCGCCGTCGTCTCCAAGATGCTCGGCCTCAACGAGAAGCAGATTGCCGATGCTGTCACCCAGGCCTGGGTTGATGGCCAGTCTCTACGAACATACCGCCACACACCCAACACCATGTCCCGAAAGTCGTGGGCTGCCGGTGATGCTTGCCAGCGTGCCGTCAACCTCGCTCTCAAGGTCCTCAAGGGCGAGCAGGGTGTTCCCACCGTTCTGTCCGCTCCCGTCTGGGGTTTCTACGATGTCCTCTTCAAGGGTCAAAAGTTTGAGTTCCAGCGCCCCTACGGAAGCTATGTCATGGAGAACgttctcttcaaggtctCCTACCCTG CCGAGTTCCACTCTCAAACCGCCGTCGAGGCCTCTGAAAAGATTCACCACCTCCTCAAGTCCCAGGGCAAGTCTGCTGCCgacatcaagtccatcacTTGCCGAACCCACGAGGCTTGCATCCGAATTATCGACAAGCAGTTCAAGCCTATGGACAACTTTGCCGACCGTGACCACTGCATCCAGTACATGTGCGCCACCATGCTCGTCTTTGGCCGTCTCGAGGCCACCGACTACACCGACGGTGGTGAGGCTGCCACCTCTCCTCTTGTCGAGTCTCTCCGACAAAAGATCAAGTGTGTTGAGGATCCTCAGTACACCAAGGATTACCATGACCCCAAGCTCcgaaccatctccaacgcTCTTACCGTTGAGCTTAACGATGGTACTGTCCTCGATGAGGTCGCTGTTGAGGCTCCTCTTGGTCACCGTCTTCGCCGcgaggaggccaagcccGTCATCCTCGAGAAGTACAAGCGCCACCTTGGCCCTCACTACCCCGAGGCCAgggtcaaggagcttgtggAGCTCAACCTggatgccaagaagctcgagtcTACCCCCGTTGATGAGTACGTTGACCTGTACACTGTTGAGAGCAGCAAGTTTGTGCAATAA